In one Achromobacter spanius genomic region, the following are encoded:
- a CDS encoding DUF748 domain-containing protein — protein sequence MNPLAPASRQRSALGTTLAVLLMLIALAAILAFAAVRIVEQRVSSLLGPRSQVGDVQVRFRQVVLTDVLVPGASGQAEARAKRVVLEPRWSGFLRHEAVFDAVIIEGFDFAVVRTADGDMQIAPALKTAMQGGEGRTRARMPIEITQLVLRDGRLEFLDAAMAKPAHRIAFKNVQARLSPVVIPGEGAHSNIEFAGDVEDNRNGESTVRAQGWVAIGGTDSEMKIAVRNMDIRHAAPYLAENGAGTLTGGALDLDMTTAIVKQNLRASGAVALRDMKFSGDGSIFSLPRKAVLAAMKDNTGALRFQFALRGSLDNPKFSVTRGFAAQVAQGFGRAIGVGAEGAAQGVTGAVKELGDALSDMLSP from the coding sequence ATGAACCCGCTTGCCCCCGCATCGCGCCAGCGCTCCGCCTTGGGTACCACCCTGGCGGTGCTGCTGATGCTGATTGCGCTGGCGGCCATTCTGGCCTTTGCCGCTGTACGTATCGTCGAACAGCGCGTTTCAAGCTTGCTGGGACCGCGCAGCCAGGTGGGCGATGTTCAGGTCCGTTTCCGGCAGGTGGTATTGACCGACGTCTTGGTGCCAGGCGCGTCAGGGCAGGCTGAGGCGCGCGCCAAGCGGGTGGTGCTTGAGCCCCGTTGGTCCGGGTTCTTGCGGCACGAAGCGGTGTTCGACGCCGTCATCATCGAGGGCTTCGATTTTGCCGTCGTGCGTACCGCCGATGGCGATATGCAGATTGCGCCTGCCTTGAAGACGGCAATGCAAGGGGGCGAGGGCCGCACGCGCGCCCGCATGCCCATCGAAATCACGCAACTGGTGCTGCGCGACGGGCGGCTGGAGTTCCTGGACGCCGCCATGGCCAAGCCCGCCCATCGTATTGCGTTCAAGAATGTGCAGGCGCGGCTGAGTCCCGTGGTGATTCCGGGAGAGGGCGCGCACAGCAACATCGAATTCGCCGGCGACGTGGAAGACAACCGCAATGGCGAATCGACCGTGCGCGCGCAAGGCTGGGTGGCCATTGGCGGCACCGATTCAGAGATGAAAATCGCGGTGCGCAATATGGATATCCGCCACGCCGCGCCGTACCTGGCGGAAAACGGCGCCGGCACCTTGACTGGCGGGGCGCTGGACCTGGACATGACCACGGCCATCGTCAAACAGAATTTGCGGGCATCGGGCGCCGTGGCGCTGCGCGACATGAAATTCAGCGGCGACGGATCGATTTTTTCGCTGCCGCGCAAAGCCGTTCTGGCCGCCATGAAAGACAACACCGGCGCCTTGCGATTCCAGTTCGCCTTGCGTGGCAGCCTGGACAACCCCAAGTTTTCCGTCACGCGCGGTTTTGCCGCGCAAGTGGCGCAGGGCTTCGGCCGAGCCATCGGCGTGGGCGCGGAGGGCGCCGCCCAAGGCGTGACCGGCGCGGTCAAGGAACTGGGCGACGCCTTGTCCGACATGCTCAGCCCCTGA
- a CDS encoding EAL domain-containing protein yields the protein MTPNHEASTSSVVSDDEIAAMITGKDGLRVLLQPQMDLLTGRIVSAEALARWQHPRLGLVMPAEFIPAVNRMGMDKQLFERVCLRVIDVLLTMRRMGVAVPVAINAPATTLADDRSVAFLLERIRAAELPASLVRVELTEDQPIKDLDVLRASLMKLEDAGCEVSLDDFGTGYASLKLLSAIPLSEVKIDQYFVTRMRRSAVAFEVLRSAAELATRMGWRVVAEGVENVADIPALRAAGCRYGQGFALGRPMTLDELMLRLRTQRDGVAPLSASASYASSWIEAFDGADAEPGPPVRVTTQ from the coding sequence ATGACGCCGAATCACGAGGCTTCCACGAGCTCGGTGGTCAGCGATGATGAAATCGCCGCCATGATTACAGGAAAAGACGGGCTGCGCGTGCTGTTGCAGCCCCAGATGGATTTGTTGACAGGCAGGATCGTGTCGGCCGAGGCGCTGGCGCGATGGCAGCATCCGCGCCTTGGGCTGGTCATGCCGGCCGAGTTCATTCCTGCCGTCAACCGCATGGGCATGGACAAGCAGTTGTTCGAGCGCGTTTGCCTGCGCGTGATTGATGTGCTGCTGACCATGCGCCGGATGGGCGTGGCGGTGCCGGTCGCGATCAACGCGCCTGCCACCACGCTTGCCGATGATCGCTCGGTTGCCTTTCTGCTTGAACGCATCCGCGCGGCGGAGCTTCCGGCCTCGCTGGTGCGTGTCGAACTGACCGAAGACCAGCCCATCAAGGACCTTGATGTCTTGCGCGCGTCGCTCATGAAGCTTGAGGACGCGGGCTGCGAGGTCAGCCTGGACGACTTCGGTACCGGGTATGCCTCGTTGAAGCTGCTGTCGGCCATTCCGCTTTCCGAAGTCAAGATCGACCAGTATTTCGTGACGCGCATGCGGCGCAGCGCCGTAGCGTTCGAAGTGCTGCGCAGCGCCGCTGAGCTTGCTACCCGCATGGGTTGGCGCGTGGTGGCCGAAGGGGTCGAGAACGTCGCCGACATTCCTGCCTTGCGTGCGGCGGGTTGCCGATATGGCCAAGGTTTCGCGTTGGGCCGGCCCATGACGCTGGACGAGCTGATGCTGCGCCTGCGCACGCAACGCGACGGGGTGGCGCCGCTGTCTGCGTCGGCCAGTTATGCGTCGTCCTGGATTGAAGCGTTTGACGGCGCGGATGCCGAGCCCGGCCCCCCCGTGCGCGTGACGACGCAATAG
- a CDS encoding FUSC family protein, with amino-acid sequence MTKLLSLWRASLRNVLWLDALQAAAISAAPVILAVLAHEPRLGWTAIAAFWACFGDPGGPLRQRAGSMLALGLIGALFCFLASASAGHLWLLLPLTFVCCTFGGLLRVLGPAAAIVGTLLSAGFVVAAELPAPTMAESLSYTLFFLAGAVWAMLMTALVWRRRPWKDATHAVAHCYRGLADFADALARMYSGLTPTGGPQAWTAVTKPQRSAQRAALEAARVRIREVQDTRPSRRARAHQLMYLLDSAEDSFIALVAAADLLESNAPRWLGRSAGAHLSHALHRYASVCNAIASTSDVGDAKQAQCLRERLAHFSAGLHDLRGGAMAYAPDLASIVPVLDRMLHTAQAVMQALFDQGDTPTAPVAVPGLASRARQAARTLRQNLGVESDAFRHALRGGVGATIAVALSKTFAVNHGYWMSLTLVFILQPYFATTWQRTLERVIGSVAGAIGASLLGLLLSTPLSVALAVLPIALGTFAARTIHYALFTFFLTSQFVLVSHIQQPEIYEPMLAALRAFNSVLGGILALLVGFLVWPEKEPRQLADALTRALDRHAAYALALIRLKSNSQADAGAVDIVGLRRLACLSADNAEASLQRLQQNPVHRDRKVDTAVNLLNAMRRITAAGTVLEIQPPLPPDAPAAAQALQDYGLVLAHALHPQDNAPALAPRQFTVPAAVQSADPALAGPLDRIAQQARQVRQLRDRVEKEAPR; translated from the coding sequence GTGACAAAACTGCTCTCCCTCTGGCGCGCCTCGCTGCGCAATGTGCTGTGGCTGGACGCCCTGCAAGCCGCCGCGATCAGCGCGGCCCCCGTCATTCTGGCCGTGCTGGCGCACGAACCCCGCCTGGGCTGGACCGCCATCGCCGCCTTCTGGGCCTGCTTCGGCGACCCCGGCGGGCCGTTACGCCAGCGCGCGGGTTCCATGCTGGCGCTGGGGCTGATCGGCGCCTTGTTCTGCTTCCTGGCCAGTGCCAGCGCCGGACATCTGTGGCTGCTGCTGCCGCTGACCTTCGTCTGCTGCACCTTTGGCGGGCTGCTGCGGGTGCTGGGGCCTGCCGCCGCCATCGTCGGCACGCTGCTGTCGGCCGGGTTCGTGGTGGCGGCCGAACTGCCCGCGCCGACCATGGCCGAAAGCCTGTCCTACACGCTGTTCTTTCTGGCCGGCGCGGTCTGGGCCATGTTGATGACCGCGCTGGTGTGGCGCAGGCGGCCCTGGAAAGACGCGACCCACGCGGTCGCCCACTGCTATCGCGGCCTGGCCGACTTTGCCGATGCCCTGGCGCGCATGTATTCCGGCCTGACCCCAACGGGCGGTCCCCAGGCGTGGACGGCCGTCACCAAGCCGCAACGCAGTGCGCAGCGGGCGGCATTGGAAGCGGCCCGGGTGCGTATCCGTGAAGTGCAGGACACCCGCCCCTCGCGGCGCGCCCGCGCGCACCAACTGATGTATCTGCTGGACAGCGCCGAAGACAGCTTCATTGCGCTGGTGGCCGCGGCGGACCTGCTGGAATCCAATGCGCCCCGCTGGCTGGGCCGCAGCGCGGGCGCGCACCTGTCCCATGCGCTGCACCGCTACGCCAGCGTGTGCAACGCCATCGCCAGCACGTCCGACGTTGGTGACGCCAAACAGGCGCAATGCCTGCGCGAGCGGCTGGCGCACTTCAGCGCCGGCCTGCATGATCTGCGTGGCGGTGCAATGGCGTATGCGCCCGATCTGGCCTCGATCGTGCCAGTGCTGGACCGCATGCTACACACCGCCCAGGCCGTCATGCAGGCGCTGTTCGACCAAGGCGACACGCCCACGGCGCCGGTCGCCGTTCCAGGCCTGGCAAGCCGCGCGCGCCAGGCTGCCCGCACCTTGCGCCAGAACCTGGGGGTGGAGTCCGACGCCTTTCGCCATGCCCTGCGCGGGGGGGTGGGCGCCACCATTGCCGTGGCGTTGTCCAAGACCTTTGCCGTCAATCACGGCTATTGGATGTCGCTGACCTTGGTTTTCATCCTGCAGCCCTATTTCGCCACTACCTGGCAGCGCACGCTAGAGCGGGTGATTGGCAGCGTGGCCGGCGCCATCGGCGCGTCATTGCTGGGCCTGTTGTTGAGCACGCCGCTGTCCGTGGCCTTGGCGGTGCTGCCCATTGCGCTGGGCACCTTCGCCGCCCGCACCATCCATTACGCGCTGTTCACCTTCTTCCTGACCTCTCAGTTCGTGCTGGTCAGCCATATCCAGCAACCCGAGATCTACGAACCCATGCTGGCCGCGCTGCGTGCCTTCAACAGCGTGTTGGGTGGCATTCTGGCCTTGTTGGTGGGCTTTCTGGTGTGGCCCGAAAAAGAACCGCGCCAATTGGCCGACGCGTTGACGCGCGCCCTGGATCGCCACGCCGCCTACGCCCTGGCGCTGATCCGCCTGAAAAGCAATTCCCAGGCGGATGCCGGCGCGGTCGACATTGTCGGCCTGCGCCGGCTGGCCTGCCTGTCGGCCGACAACGCCGAAGCGTCCTTGCAGCGGCTGCAGCAAAACCCCGTGCACCGCGACCGCAAGGTCGACACCGCCGTCAACCTGTTGAACGCCATGCGGCGCATTACCGCCGCCGGCACCGTGCTGGAAATCCAGCCGCCCTTGCCGCCCGACGCTCCGGCCGCCGCGCAGGCGCTGCAGGATTACGGCCTGGTCCTGGCGCACGCGCTGCATCCCCAGGACAATGCACCCGCTTTGGCCCCGCGCCAGTTCACGGTCCCGGCCGCCGTGCAGTCCGCCGACCCCGCGCTGGCCGGCCCCTTGGACCGCATCGCCCAACAGGCGCGCCAGGTGCGGCAACTGCGCGACCGCGTGGAAAAGGAAGCGCCGCGCTAG
- a CDS encoding universal stress protein, with product MYRRISVHLDHGFDCKRRTALALALAKQHQADVVGIYANAAPPQYYYGESVLMSRTLDVMKELQAQNRGAVQNAFLEAAAAADVPAVVRAGDAAPSATVALHARSSDLVIISQFNRDDVDAAHETEFVEQMLLTTGRPVLVLPSSGDFSGIGKRVLYCWDGSREAARALADAAPALRLASHLVVLTMDEGENAAGHEVVPFNDLATYCVAHGMPAPEHVRRAIKGVGVGSTILNAVADHSADLIVMGAYGHSKFREWAMGGATAFILQSMTVPIMFSH from the coding sequence ATGTACCGACGCATTTCCGTCCACCTGGACCACGGATTCGACTGCAAACGCCGCACCGCCTTGGCGCTGGCGCTAGCCAAACAGCATCAGGCGGACGTGGTCGGCATTTATGCCAACGCCGCGCCGCCCCAGTATTACTACGGTGAGTCCGTGCTGATGTCGCGCACGCTGGACGTCATGAAGGAACTGCAGGCGCAAAATCGGGGCGCGGTACAGAACGCCTTTCTGGAAGCCGCCGCGGCCGCCGACGTGCCCGCCGTGGTGCGCGCGGGCGATGCCGCGCCCAGCGCCACCGTTGCGCTGCACGCACGCAGCAGCGACCTTGTCATCATCAGCCAGTTCAACCGCGACGATGTCGACGCCGCGCACGAGACAGAATTCGTGGAACAGATGCTGCTGACCACCGGCCGGCCCGTGCTGGTATTGCCATCAAGCGGTGATTTTTCAGGCATAGGCAAACGCGTGCTCTATTGCTGGGACGGCAGCCGGGAAGCGGCCCGCGCCCTGGCCGACGCCGCCCCAGCCCTGCGCCTGGCGTCGCACCTGGTGGTGCTGACCATGGACGAAGGCGAAAATGCCGCCGGGCACGAAGTCGTGCCCTTCAACGACCTGGCCACGTACTGCGTCGCGCACGGCATGCCGGCGCCGGAACACGTGCGCCGCGCCATCAAGGGGGTGGGCGTGGGCAGCACCATCCTGAACGCGGTCGCCGACCACAGCGCCGACCTGATCGTGATGGGCGCTTATGGCCACAGCAAGTTCCGCGAATGGGCCATGGGCGGCGCCACCGCGTTCATCCTGCAAAGCATGACCGTGCCGATCATGTTCTCGCACTAA
- a CDS encoding 2-hydroxyacid dehydrogenase, which yields MPIPLLILIDSVQDYLPEIQARGFQPVYAPDDQAREQAIQDHADKIRIVLTRGATGLRADEMAAMPKLELVCSLGVGYENIDLAAAAARGIVVTNGPGANAVSVADHAMALLLGAARRLPQADAWVRQGKWSGFMGPQVTGKRLGILGLGTIGLEIARRGANGFGMRVGYYNRRARPETGYTYFDNPRALAAESDFLVIATPGGASTRHLVDAEVLRALGPEGYLVNIARGSVVDTDALIAALASGGIAGAGLDVVDGEPHLPDALKQLDNVVLTPHSAGRSPEAVAATVALFLENATAHVNGKPVLTPVRDAHAQAA from the coding sequence TGCAGGACTATCTGCCCGAGATCCAGGCGCGCGGGTTTCAGCCCGTGTACGCGCCTGACGACCAAGCCCGAGAACAAGCCATTCAGGACCACGCCGACAAGATCCGCATCGTCCTGACGCGCGGCGCCACCGGCCTGCGCGCCGATGAAATGGCCGCCATGCCCAAGCTGGAACTGGTCTGTTCGCTGGGCGTGGGCTACGAAAACATTGACCTGGCTGCGGCGGCCGCGCGCGGCATCGTGGTCACCAATGGGCCGGGCGCCAATGCCGTGTCGGTGGCCGACCACGCCATGGCGCTGTTGCTGGGCGCGGCCCGCCGTCTGCCACAGGCTGATGCCTGGGTGCGGCAAGGAAAATGGAGCGGGTTCATGGGGCCGCAGGTGACGGGCAAGCGCCTGGGCATTCTGGGGCTGGGCACCATCGGCCTTGAAATCGCGCGCCGTGGGGCGAACGGGTTCGGCATGCGGGTCGGCTATTACAACCGGCGGGCGCGCCCCGAAACGGGCTACACGTATTTCGATAACCCGCGCGCGCTGGCCGCTGAATCCGACTTTCTGGTCATCGCCACACCCGGCGGCGCCAGCACGCGGCATCTGGTGGATGCCGAGGTGCTGCGTGCCCTGGGCCCCGAGGGCTATCTGGTGAACATTGCGCGCGGCAGCGTAGTGGATACCGACGCGCTGATCGCGGCGCTGGCCAGCGGCGGCATCGCCGGGGCGGGGCTCGATGTGGTGGATGGCGAACCCCACCTTCCTGACGCGCTCAAGCAGTTGGACAACGTGGTGCTGACCCCGCACAGCGCGGGACGCTCACCGGAGGCGGTGGCGGCCACCGTGGCACTGTTTCTGGAGAACGCCACGGCGCATGTCAACGGCAAGCCCGTGCTGACTCCGGTGCGGGACGCGCACGCGCAAGCCGCCTGA